The Primulina eburnea isolate SZY01 chromosome 6, ASM2296580v1, whole genome shotgun sequence genome contains a region encoding:
- the LOC140833986 gene encoding uncharacterized protein, protein MSEPSLKPLSPVEWESLIDDYNHGGAARMHRWTSLNYSSTPLLHLGLSSLLRKDFSLQLKLNLLTFIEQNSASLFSPRSFSRLLDSLRSVVQPSPLKDQFLISSTAIFISHTSDHDGDGLKAIISPVTDLVELLLTIINRPNHGVDSHTRGIACECLRQLELAFPCLLSEVLPNLWALCQSERTHVSQCYVLLLSTTLLNVVKLKPGANLLASINNASIPLIPFNVPQFLIDGSGCDFVWKENETSYRELRRVMAFLLEWPLNLTPFGLMEFMVAILPVAEELELQASLLRVQFSGLLSTYEPLLCHAFLGMYLKFLDSFQGQEAEVAHRLLWLSKDSQHHLVFRLLGLHWLLGFFGLIATKDLGRKKSTIVMSQSFYPTIFDSLAMKALKLDLIAYCSVLLCSPGDEDGSDGVEAGKESYEVKLFKDGLVSTSAFKWLPPWSTENAVAFRTLHKLFVGASPHSDGCSTCVGTLAQSNTFVMAQKMLVDSTSEFQGLVPVTVACIDRLLGCHKHHWLGEHLLKTLDKHLLQKLKIDYSLGSYFPIFERISENDKVSPSGLLELLKKFILFLVGKHGPNTGLKSWYHGSKVFGICRTMLVHHRSSNLFTGLSRLLAFTCLYFPDLEVRDNARFYLRILVCIPGKKLRQILNTEESLPGVAPSTRPSSFFNKQSPQTVQDFKESSNIASYIQVERVTPSLVKQSWSLSLPNMDLNPDKPGFLEAIWDNEPASEEKELLAVGARMEIIPDSERLQQQKEPLRVTDSKVSEIVGVLRRHFSCIPDYRHMPGLKIKISCSLKFDADSFCSVWGTPPTDSFSDEVDKLPAIYATVLKFTSSSPYGSISSFHNAFLLGSTTKIDSSLTQADALAIVPVDNGHRETFEAPVCLELEPREPVPGLVDVFIETNTDNGQIIRGQLSSIPVGIEDMFLRAILPDDMKGDDDIPTYYLNLFTALWEACETTSSTGRETFILKGGKGVTAVKGTQSVKFLEVPMTSLVLAVERYLAPFVVCVTGERLVDMVRAGGVIKDAVWKDFRSDPLFEVSSSNVGPLYLKYVGDEDGSADQIPGRKNIGVLDILIFLPPRFHLLFQMEVHDVSTLVRIRTDHWPCLAYVDDYLEALFLD, encoded by the exons ATGTCGGAGCCGTCCCTGAAACCCCTGTCCCCCGTCGAATGGGAGTCGCTGATTGACGATTACAACCATGGCGGCGCAGCCCGTATGCACCGGTGGACCTCCCTCAATTACTCTTCCACACCTCTCCTCCACCTCGGCCTCTCTTCCCTCCTCCGCAAAGATTTCTCTCTCCAGCTCAAACTCAACCTCCTCACCTTCATCGAGCAGAATTCCGCCTCCCTCTTCTCTCCCCGTTCTTTCTCTCGTCTCCTCGATTCCCTTCGCTCTGTTGTTCAACCTTCTCCTCTCAAAGATCAATTTCTCATCTCCTCCACCGCCATCTTCATCTCACACACCTCAGACCATGATGGCGATGGTTTAAAAGCCATCATCTCTCCTGTTACTGATCTCGTCGAGCTGTTGTTGACTATTATCAATCGACCCAATCATGGAGTCGATAGTCACACCCGGGGCATCGCCTGTGAGTGTTTGCGGCAGCTGGAATTGGCATTCCCTTGTTTGCTTTCCGAAGTGCTTCCCAACTTGTGGGCCTTATGCCAGAGTGAACGAACCCATGTATCTCAGTGTTATGTCCTGCTATTGTCCACAACTTTACTCAATGTTGTAAAGCTGAAACCCGGTGCTAACCTTCTCGCCTCCATTAATAATGCTTCAATCCCTCTGATCCCATTTAACGTTCCGCAGTTTTTGATTGACGGGAGTGGTTGTGATTTCGTGTGGAAGGAGAATGAGACATCTTATAGGGAGTTGAGGAGAGTTATGGCATTTTTGCTCGAGTGGCCACTCAATTTGACACCCTTTGGGTTGATGGAGTTTATGGTTGCTATACTTCCTGTAGCTGAAGAACTAGAACTTCAGGCTTCTTTATTAAGGGTGCAGTTCTCAGGGCTTCTCAGCACGTATGAACCATTGCTTTGCCATGCTTTTTTGGGaatgtatttgaagtttttggACTCTTTTCAAGGGCAAGAAGCAGAGGTTGCTCATCGCCTTTTGTGGTTGTCAAAAGACTCCCAGCATCATCTGGTTTTCAGATTGTTGGGGCTTCACTGGTTGCTAGGCTTCTTTGGTTTGATTGCTACTAAGGATTTGGGGAGAAAGAAAAGCACTATCGTCATGAGCCAAAGCTTTTATCCCACGATTTTTGATTCGCTGGCTATGAAAGCTTTGAAGCTCGACTTGATTGCATATTGTTCTGTTTTGCTCTGTAGTCCTGGAGATGAAGATGGTTCAGATGGTGTGGAGGCGGGCAAAGAGAGTTACGAGGTGAAGCTATTCAAAGATGGCCTTGTTTCTACATCAGCTTTCAAATGGTTGCCTCCATGGAGCACCGAAAATGCAGTGGCATTCCGGACACTCCACAAGCTTTTTGTTGGTGCATCTCCGCATTCTGATGGTTGTTCAACTTGCGTCGGTACTCTTGCTCAATCTAACACCTTTGTCATGGCTCAG AAGATGCTAGTGGACTCAACTTCAGAATTTCAGGGATTGGTTCCGGTCACTGTTGCATGCATTGATCGCTTATTGGGATGCCACAAACACCATTGGTTGGGAGAGCATCTTCTTAAAACACTTGATAAACATCTGCTTCAAAAACTCAAAATTGACTACAGCTTGGGATCTTACTTCCCTATATTCGAAAGAATATCTGAAAATGATAAAGTTTCACCGAGTGGGTTACTAGAGCTCCTCAAGAAGTTCATACTTTTCCTTGTAGGGAAACATGGTCCTAATACAGGGTTGAAATCTTGGTATCATGGCAGTAAAGTTTTTGGCATTTGTCGAACAATGCTGGTTCACCACCGCAGCTCTAACTTATTTACTGGATTATCTCGTCTTCTTGCATTTACATGTCTTTATTTTCCTGATTTGGAGGTTCGTGACAATGCAAG ATTCTACTTGCGAATACTTGTTTGTATACCGGGAAAGAAGCTCAGACAAATACTGAACACGGAGGAAAGTTTGCCTGGCGTAGCTCCATCCACTCGTCCTAGCTCATTCTTTAATAAACAGTCTCCTCAAACTGTACAGGACTTTAAAGAATCCAGCAATATTGCTTCCTATATTCAGGTGGAACGGGTGACACCTTCGTTGGTAAAGCAGTCTTGGTCCCTGTCTTTACCAAATATGGATCTCAATCCTGACAAACCTGGTTTCTTGGAAGCCATCTGGGATAATGAACCAGCAAGCGAGGAAAAGGAACTTCTTGCAGTAGGTGCAAGAATGGAAATTATCCCAGATAGTGAACGTCTCCAACAGCAAAAAGAGCCTCTACGAGTGACGGACTCTAAAGTTTCAGAGATTGTTGGAGTATTGAGAAGGCATTTTTCATGCATTCCAGACTATAGACATATGCCTGGGCTCAAGATTAAGATTTCCTGTAGTTTGAAATTTGATGCTGACTCATTCTGTAGTGTATGGGGAACTCCTCCTACTGACAGTTTTTCAGATGAAGTGGATAAACTACCTGCCATTTATGCTACTGTCCTGAAGTTCACTTCTTCTTCTCCATATGGATCAATTTCATCATTTCATAATGCATTTCTTCTTGGCTCAACAACTAAAATTGATTCCTCTTTGACCCAAGCCGATGCATTAGCTATTGTCCCAGTGGATAACGGTCATAGAGAAACATTCGAAGCTCCTGTATGTTTAGAATTAGAGCCGCGGGAACCAGTGCCAGGTCTGGTTGATGTCTTTATTGAAACTAATACAGACAATGGTCAGATTATCCGGGGGCAGCTTAGCAGTATACCAGTGGGAATCGAAGACATGTTTCTCAGGGCTATTCTTCCAGATGATATGAAAGGAGATGATGATATACCTACTTATTATTTGAACCTATTTACTGCATTGTGGGAAGCATGTGAGACAACATCGAGCACTGGTAGGGAGACATTTATCCTGAAAGGAGGCAAAGGGGTTACTGCAGTCAAGGGAACACAATCGGTAAAATTTCTTGAAGTCCCTATGACATCTCTAGTTTTAGCTGTTGAACGGTACCTCGCACCTTTTGTGGTTTGTGTTACTGGTGAACGACTTGTTGATATGGTGAGAGCTGGAGGGGTGATAAAAGATGCGGTGTGGAAAGATTTCAGATCGGATCCTCTATTTGAGGTATCTAGTTCAAATGTTGGCCCTCTTTATCTGAAGTATGTGGGTGATGAAGATGGGAGTGCGGATCAAATCCCTGGTAGGAAAAATATCGGTGTCTTAGACATTTTGATATTTCTTCCGCCAAGATTCCACCTCCTTTTCCAAATGGAAGTACACGATGTTTCGACTCTTGTTCGAATTAGAACTGATCACTGGCCATGTCTAGCTTACGTCGATGACTATTTGGAAGCTCTCTTTTTAGATTGA